Below is a window of Tachysurus fulvidraco isolate hzauxx_2018 chromosome 11, HZAU_PFXX_2.0, whole genome shotgun sequence DNA.
TGGCAGTTTTCTGTATACTATGTAAAATAGACattcaaaaaagaaatatttttcttcatcttctttttcttcttctaatatTTGACCCTTAAGTAAAAGTCTGTAAAACCTGCATAACAAAGAaccacatttttattcagacacattcaaaataaagaggaatgaataacaaatatattttgtaattattcTTTCTGCTGATTTGTAATAAAAGTAGTAAAAGTCTGAAAAAGGCTATGAATGGTATATGATTAAACAACACCATAAAAGTGTACCACCATAGCAAAAAATTATTCAATTTAGAAAAATACCTGTTTAACCCATGTGATTGTCATCAGCCTATATCATaaagcatatactgtagatcatATATATTATGCACCAAAGtattagaaaaaatatatatatatagtgtttaatatatatccatatatatacacacatttattaaatatatattaaaaaacacaatagCTAAATGTCTGTGGCAGAAGTCAAAATAGTTGTGGGTTGGTGGCTCTGACTCTAAACACCATCTGATACCAGTCTTGTTTGTTGTGCAATAGTAAGCGATATGTACTCGTGTACTTGTATTGTATTTGCACAACTCCATTACAATCACCATTATACACTATTCCAACCACAAATTATCAAAATAATCAAAGCTTTCAATAATACAGTATCTTAATGCATTTTAGCTATTCCTGTTTATAACAACAAAATCATTTTCCACAAACCTCCTTATTACCCTTCCATTACTGCAAATATGAAATTGCTgcagtttttatgtttttaagcGTTCACAGGTGATAAGATCACTATGGTCCACACCCTAATACTGTATGAGAATCAGGCTAAAAATCCTGTATCTGCCCTAGCACTGGGATTACAGATCAAGAGATAGGGCGAATAGGCAACaattataaatagataaatagatgtTCTCTGTTCATGCAATATATCTTTATATGGTTCAAATGGCCAATCACAATAATGGCTGGCATTACAACACCTGAGTGTAGGTAAAATGATCCTGCTGTCCTTAAAATTCATATGAaatagacacactcacacacaaattgggAGCTCCCAAGTGGGCTTCATGGAATAGATACAGGATACAGTCAAGATGTGTTTCACATGCCCATAATCCCAAAAGCTCACACAAAATGCTcttagtgcacacacacacacacccacacccacacacacacacacacacacacacacacacacacacacacacacacacacacacagagatctcTGACCAGCTTCGCATAGTTGTCTCTGCAGATCCTCTTCAACATCTCCCAGAATCACAGTAAGTATATGAGTAACTCATTTAAAATGGCATTATTTTtgagtgtttacatttaaacaaaatgtgtgtgttcaattcTGACTGATGTTGAATGTTCTGAATGCATAAACTGACAtgtcagtttatttaaaaaaaaaatctagtacAAAATAAATGACGAACTAagtgtatgttgtatgtttatgtgaTTTTAGGTAATAATATGCTGACATGCAAGGTTTTTcactctatctctatctatggTGTCTatagtgaatgaatgattactaatttattttaaactttcctatagtgagaaaataataaagaatcatttaactcaaaaCTCAGTTATAATGGAGGGTTGTTCGCATTtgtaattgtaaaaaaatttaaaagtttaaaatatgcAGCAATACAGTAAACAGTAATTCTTGTTACTTACAAGACAAGGTATACTTTGAACTGGTATCCATGCCAAAGCTCATTATACAAATGAGGCATAATCTTTCGTCTTCAAATTTAGTTTACCGAGTGCCCCAACAACTGCCCTTAGACACCAGTTCAAACTATTTTTGAAAAATGATGACACGTTTATTAAGGTGCTAATTGCATGACATTTTGCATGGCAATTGTTTAAAATTTTCAAACATAAATGCAAATTCAAATGTTAATTGTTTGGGTGAGTCGAAAAATAGTACTTTTGGTTACTTACAAGACAGGGTGCGTTGTTGTTTACTCCTTAATTTCAGGTTAAAAATGACCTTTTCATCTGTAGAAAGTAGCCCCAATAATGCTCTCTCTATATATAGgagcattattatatatattatatgattattatatatataggagCATTATTGGGGCTACTTTCTACAGATGAAAAGGTCCTTTTTAACctgaaattaatataatatttatacagttTAATCATATGCATATTCATCATTATTTTCaagaatcatttttttaaacaaaagcaaCCCTGGGTTTTGTTACTCTCACATGCCAAAGACAAGATTCTTCATTGAGCTATAGGATGAAGATATTTGCAGTGGCTGCTCTGGTCCTGCTGGGGACACTGTGTCCATGCGTAAAGGCACAAGTCAGCACACCTGTAGATATTCTATGGCAAGCTGCAGGTAAGctccatttttaaaatatgctACATTATCAATCAAAATTTTAGCCAGTGGATAAATGAAAGCCTATGTTGTGGTTtttctctcgcacacacagctAATTGGACTGGGCCTCTGCCCTGTGGAGGATgggactgtgactgtgtgttcagtaattCAAAAGGCTGCTGTTGTGTGGCTGTACCTGTTTTCCAGCTGGAAGAGGCAACCTTCATGCGCTTGGTGGGCCTATGGAAGGATCTGAACAGTCTCAATAACCAGATTCAGGAAATTAcaggtaacactcactgttttCCTCACCAGTTCATTCACTTAATTCAAAGTAAatatgaatgattttttttatttgtctaaaatatgttattgtatttttcataaactttgatttatatatatatatatatatttatatatatatatatatatatatatatatatatatatatatatatatgtaccaGGGAGAGGTAATGTAGCATTTGCAGCTACACTGACACCTTTTACTGGATGCGTTGGACCTTACAACAAGAACGTGTCAATGTCTTACTGGAATGTCACACTAAACCAAGGCTATGGGTATAATCCTGCATTAGGTGAGCATGCTtccaagaaacaaacaaacaaacaaataaatccaaaACCCTTAGCTGAAAATTCCAGTTTGGTTTGAACACAAGCTTCCAAAACACAAAGTGAACTGGTGAAATAAGGTGTTAATTTCCTTATTATTAGACTAATGTGACTTATGATTCTCTAATTGCttggtgttattttattttaaaaagctttcTACAGTGTAGCATTAACAGTTTTAATTTAGAAACTGTTTCCATTCCTGCAGCATTTACTAAAGATGGTCTAACAGTTTGTAAAGCTGTCTGTTTTTCCCCCATTTGGCTGTATTAAACAGGGACTGCATTCATCTTCCTAGTGGTTTTAATTTAAGCCTAGTAGACAGTAAAAAGCTCATTCCTTGCCCATTTGCTGATATGAGGATCAAcagaatataatttataaaaccatttatatataaatatatttatatttaaatatatcattgattatttaactttttccatgccaatcaaataataaaacccaAACTAGATACATTTACATGAATTGATATTTACATGTACACAGGAACGTTCACAGCCCCTCGTGCTGGCCTTTACTCCTTCTCCTACACGGTTTATTCTAATGTGGGAGCAGAAGGAGAGCGTATCTACCACAAGGTACAGCTAATGAAAGATGGCCAGGTGATAGCCTCTTCCTGGGAAGACAACCGTGAGGACTCGGAGGACAGCGCAACACAGACGGTGCTCCTTCAGATGAAACAAGGCAACCAGGTTTATATGGAGCTGGTGCTTGGAAGGTTTCTGTGTGCAGACACGCAGGGCTACAACTCCTTCAGTGGATATCTGGTCTATCCTATGTCTGATATTTAGAACACATATGTACAAGTGTAGTAGTTGTGTAACTTCAGTCAATAACGATAGCAACTGGAGCATTATGTTGTCTCAGTATATGTAGAGTGCACTTAATATTACCTGCACGCGACCATGACTAAATAAACCAAGCAGATATGCGAATATagtaaatgtgatttaaatCATCAGTACCTTTATAAAATTCTATTTCTTGTTATATATCATAATGATTTGGTAATGCATGCAatggaataaaatacatttcatacCAAATAGTACTAcaggttttttttctcattttaggGATAACacatcaaaatataaaaaagaaaataagccaaagtaaaaaaatgtgaaatttattGTCACATTTGAATGCAAATCCATGCCATAGGTTTTACTGTCCATTCTGTTGGCCTTTTGCAAGTAGGAGGTCCATGTATGCACCGTCAATCAGGTCCTCCTTCTTCACACCCAAATCCTGCATCAGTTGGTGGGCAATGGCAACTCCTTCATCTGTGCTCTGATTTTCCTTCATAACTACCTGTCTCGACACACAGTGAAGTTAACAGTCTGCtatgttacagtacactacCCCTTCATGCATCTTAAACAGATACCATTGTTCCACTGTACCTCAAGCTCCATGAAGTCTCCCAGGCCATCCACAGAGTCCACATGCACTCGAGTCTGACCCACCATATAAAggtgtctctctttttttacctGGCCCACCTGTCCTAAAGCATCTGAGAGTACCCtctacacataaaaaaaaaaaaacatgaaccaaGAATAAAACACAGGGCGTCTCACAGATTATGAGTAAACACAAATCAACACCAATTGGTCAAACTTAATGTTTGCATTGCCCAGGCATTCTGGTTACCTCTAACTTCCCAAACATGCTGGAAGGTGTAAGCACTATTCTAAATGGCCTTTAAGTGTGACTGCTCTTTTGAATGTGTGCATGTTCATTCACATGGTGCCCTGTAAATACACTATGGACAGGCTCTTGTTGCAccatgaatggatgaatgaaagaattaaGCTTTGATTTTCAAAAGCCATTAAGTTAAGCATGATCATACTCATTATCATTAGTTAGTCATCATCATTGCTGTTTTTTAGCCTGTGACTGGATCATTACTGCAGTGATTAAAATAGTTCAGCTGGAAACAATTCTTTCACTGTAAGTCTAAGTGATACCGCGTATAGCTTCTTGTTTCTATGTCATAATGGTCATGAATTCCATGAAACAGCCATGTTGCAATGGGCGCTGTGGTCATGATGCATCAAACAATAGATAACTGAAAAGATTACTGAAATTACTGGAACTGATGATGGGATTGTAAAGCAACGGAAAAAGTTTTTGTTGTCCAATGAGTCTGAATTTACTCAAAAGCGATGTCAGGTATGTCAGTTTAAGAATTAACCGACACACCCTACAAATATAGTACCTACCGTACAAGCCTCTGGAGAGGCTTATAATCTGGAGTTGCTACAATTGGTTGGATCTAGGCTTAGCAACGTTATGCAGTAACAAATTAAAGTCAGCTTAATGTCAATACCTGAATGTACTGAATGAAAAGATTATCCAATCAGTGGAATATTTCTTCACTGATGGTAAAGGCATATTCCTGGATGACAATGCCAAGATTAATCAGGCTGTGAAAAAGAAATTCACGGAACTTGAAATCATTTTCACACATGACTTGGCCACCACAATCTTTAAACGTTTTTAATGAGCCCATTGCAAGTCTTTGGCATGTGTTGCAGAAAACTTTATGGAGTGATTTGATTCTCCCATAATCAAGACAAGATCTCAGACAAAATGAACACAactctgtatgtacagtatatagtaaacGATGTGACATCGCATAGGGCTGTCAAAACATTGCCATGACAAACTTGTGACTTTTTATTTCATCCTTCCTGCAGTGTCTCACAATGTACATATGACATTTAAGTGTTAAATACCTCATTTAAGTAAGAATACTTTCCTATTTTTGGATTACAATAACGACAGCACTGATGCTGATGTGCTTACTGTCAGGCCTTGTGGATCATTTGTAGGAGTGATGGAGTAGTTGGACAGTTTGGGGCCACTCATGTCTGGTCTCTCATAGAATATCAGCTGTCCACTTCCATTCTGTGAGACCAGTAACAGGGTTAATATTTTGGGTCATTCTTACACGCATTACTAGTCACTTTCAATGAGCAGACTCACTAAGAAATCCCTTAGCTTCAGGCGACCCTCATTTGACACGTGGAAAAACGTGTCATGTTGGCGTATGACGGTCCCGTCCGATCCGCTCAGCTCGCGCGCGCGCTTGGACACGTGGTCGAAGTCACGCAGCCACGCCTTTATTTCTACATTTGacggcatctctgaaaaatattgttaataaacatgttaataaaACTGACTTAGCAGAATCTATTATACACAAAATCTGTTAACTGTTTGGTGGCACTTACTGACTGCTGTAGTGAACTgaaatgtaaatacacacaaaatagaTTATAATAACAGTTACGTCACATACATAAACTCCCTCAAGTTCACAGTCACCGCGTGCTGGGATTCCCGCTAATTATTTTCTAAGCGTGAAAAGGGAAGCATGAAACCGCTTTCTTCCTTTTCACAATAAAAGTACCAAAGTCTACCTCACTCAGTTGAAATAAGTTGAAGTTTTTTTGGCAACCTTttttagggatagggatagatatattgTATCATACATTTTAAgtgaatctttttaaaattaattgtaaactttaaatgtatatatatatatatgtatttattttatacttatttattattattattattattattattattattattattattatttatttttctctctcttctgtttcgatacttctgtaaagctgctttgagacagtggAAATTgtgaaaagcgctatacaaataaattgaattgaaatgaacagAATATTTTCACGTTTAGTTATATATTAGTTCAATATtagggatctgtgtgtgtgtgtgtgtgtgtgtgtgtgtgtgtgtgtgtgtgtgtgtgtgtgtgtgtgtgtgtgtgtgtgtgtgtgtgtgtgtgtgtgtgtttgtttgtttgtttgtttgtttgtttgtgtgtgtttgtgtgtgtgtgtgtgtatatgtgtgtgtgtgtgtgtgtgtttgtttgtttgtgtgtttggtaagAAACACTAGCCTGATATTTCAGCCAGGTGTACGCACAGTCCATATAATTAGGTTTATTGTTGAGACCATTTTCAGACTAGAGTTTGGTCTGACCATTTTAGACAAAAAAGGTTATttagaacaaagaaaaaaaaaatggaaatacaaTCCTGTCATGCTGTTATATTAGCCTGAAGTGGCTCATATTAAATGtcaatataaagtaaatataaagaattttCCATGAGAaatcaacatttattttaattctaaaatttaaaaaagaattttcaGCCCAGGTGCAAATGCATTTACAGCCCGTATGCAAAAGTAACAAACCCAAACTTTTATCCCATGTTGGCCTTGGAAAGTCATGCTAGCTGGGAAGGTGATCTTAAATGTGATCTTGTTTTCCAGTTTCCAGTGCATCCATGTATCACAACTGAGGTCATGCTACtttctatttatattatatattagtttTGGTATTTGAAATGCTTTTAATTCTGTAAGAGCCCTGGCCTTCTGTGTCCAGCAGTCGCTAattatggaaaataaagtgCTGCTTCTAAgtcaagaaagaaaaacatgccCAATCTTTCCTTTCTGAGGAACAATACTTCAGACTAGATTAGAAGGCATGAGATAAGTGGGATATTAGATTTTTGACAAACAAATATTCTGCAGCTGTAACACATCCAGTTTTAGTGCTTTTATCAGCTTGTAATGATCTGGATTCTATAACTttttaatgtaatgtgtgtgtgtgtgtgtgtgtgtgtgtgtgtgtgtgtgtgtgtgtgtgtgtgtgtgtgtgtgtgtgtgtgtgtgtgtgtgtgtgtgtgtgtgtgtgtagagctgaGAGACTCCTCCTTAAGAGCAAACAGGATGAAACACTCCCCCGGAATCTATCCTTATACTTTTTCACTGCCTAAGAGCTAATCTTTTTTGAGGAGAAGGGTTATACTGTAGTGAGTGCTACATACTGTGCTTCCACTCTCTGAAAGTGTAGTCCATTCCCTATTAAAAATACACTTGTGGAGGAAACATCCTAAGGTGAGGAACAGAGTAGAGGGGAAGAGAAAGTGCAGTCAGCAACAGGTAAGCAATGAGCAAGTGAAACCGTGGCCAGATAATaaatcaaatgtaaatattgtgttaAAATATTTGGCTGTCATGTAACTAAAGCTATCAAAATGGCAGCTATCTGTTTACAGACTGGTTTACATTGACTCTGTACTTTTGAGGGCAATGAGTGCAATTAGATTTGTGTACTGTGGTGAGACCTCCTAAATTAACACAGGTTCCTGCACGACCCACATCCCACAGCCAAATGAGAAGAATGTAGTGACACTAATAGTTTATTATGAAATTGTCAGAAAAGTCTTCGTTGTATCTAGACTTACTGAAATAGTTTAACAGCTTTACTTTAGTGACCATTTACTGTGAGACATTTCAAGATCCAAActtagtaaaaaaaagttcatctgCTGCCTTTAAAACATAAGTAAACACAACTTGAAGATATTCTTTGTTTCAACGTACCGGTAGTCAAGATGATGGATTAATTTAGGGTTCTTCTATCAAAACTTACAAACCTTGTTCAATATCCAAAACTTGTCACGACCAGTTGAGTTAAAGAGACCAAGTTCACCTAACTTCATCAGGCTTCATCAAACTATCATGTTTAATAGTGTTGCCATTTACACTTAATATAGCACATTGTAATTGCATAGTCATTCGCTGCTAAAATATATTGTAGCTTTTGTAGTAATTGTCTAACTAAAAGCAAAATGTGTCAGGATATAAGACAGACCATGATGTTAATGTTTGAtggacatttaaaataaaataaataaaatttaatagaaaataacaTACAACAATCATATCTGTTGACATatgatttatttcttcatgatcatttgttcattcattggCTTTTCAGTGGtacattttatttcctcttctGTGCTCAGAGGTTATGAATTTTGTTGATATTTCTACTAGCTTGCACTGTGTGTTACAGCATATATTTTGATCAGTTTCAAAACACTGGCACAGATGGTGAGTCAGAGAgcttttagtgtgtgttacacagtcccaggagaaagaaagacagcaaGTGGCTCACATCTTTGGACTTGGCAcgtggtttgtgtgttttgtcttcATGTTTCCTCTGAATGGGGAATTGTTTGCTCATTGTTTCCTTTGGGGATCTGCTTATATTTGTTATGCCAAGTACCGTTGCTAATTGGGTTTATTTTATCTAAGCTGTTGATTCAATGCTACTGTAATCAAACTTATCTGTTGGTTAATATTTTCAATCACATGAACCTTCTGTGGTTACTATGTGACGATGGATTAAACACTTACTTCTAACATGCTGGCCATTTTGGCATGTTTTTTCAGTCAGATTATTTGGTTGGAGGATAAGTGAAGAAGAGGAGTGCTGGCTAATGCTGGAGGGATATAATGAAACAGAAGGGTGAAGTGGAAGACAGCACAACTCTGATCACCCTGTCAGAGCTCCCTGAACATAACTACGGAAGCATGGACATGGAtggagtaagtgtgtgtgtccttgtgtgtgtgtgtgtgtgtgtgtgtgtgtgtgtgtgtgtgtgtgtgtgtgtgtgtgtgtgtgtgtgtgtgtgtgtgtgtgtgtgtgtgtgtgtgtgtgtgtgtgtgtttgtatgtgtgtgtgtgtgtgtgtgtgtgtgtgtgtgtgtgtgtgtgtgtgtgtgtgtttgagaaacaGAGAGTAGGGAAAATAGATCTGTTAGTTCCCCTGATTTGTGAGTGCattctgagcttttttttttaatattaagtgaTTAGTTTGCATGTGGCTTTACAGAGGCTCAGCACTGTCAAAAACATCTAtgctttaaaaaatttaatctcTCCTGTTGCTTTGCATACTTGGTAGCACATGACATAATGCCTTTATTGTGTACCCTTGTATTATATTCAGTGTACTTTGGCTAAACAAGTGGTTGTAAGAAGCGTTTAGTTTGGACTGCTGTATATCTAAATAGTAACGTATGACATATGGAtcctccacagtcacctcagaagGATAGGAATGTGTTTAGTGATGGAGTCACCTGCGTTGGTaagtctgcatttttttttaaatagtatgtgtgtatgtggaaaataaatgttacaAAATGTTAATTCCAGTCCAATAGTCAAGTATCTGATGACTAGCCTTAGTTTATTCTTTACTAGCCTTGATTTTGCTAATCCCACATTGCCATCAGGAAATATGCTTGTCACTggaatgtgcaaaaaaatatttaccatATATGGGTTTTGAATTAGCGCTGTTACACCGTAATGCACAATGATCCAGTTTTGTTACATGGTATGAGCATAACacagtgtatactgtatacagtattcaTAGTATTCATTCTTCTGAAATATTATCAGATTTTGTGCTGGTTTGGGAAGAGCCTATGTCTCAAGAAAAGACTGATGAACCAGAAGACAAATCATCCAGCACTACCAATGTTATCCACAGGAAGTGGAGGACGGAGTTCCTGTCCAGGCTGCAAACTGCTGGTCTGCATCAGGAGAAGGTCAGTATTGCGTATCATGGTCAGTATCAACTTGTAAATATTAGTCATGTTGTGTAGCACACATGAGTGCTGATACGCACTCCAAAACATGCTAAATAGCTGCTGCAtacatatatagtatatttctGAAGAAATAaacctgtatatatatttagtgaGAATGCTTAATTTAGTACGGCAACTgacatttcattattattttaaatgggcATTTCATTATTATGAATAACAATGGCTAATCTTCAGAGGAAAACCcacgttatttttttttctctttcaaacAAAATAGACAAACACAAATTTCTGTATATCTAAATGCATTTTGTTGTATATGTGCATTAAATGATTATAAAGTTCTATAGTCTATACTCTATTACTAAATGATTTTAACATACTATATAGTACAATAGAACTTGTAACCTTGATAGCAAACTGTTTTGTCACGGTGCTTTCTATATATTtgatactttattattaatgttttatttaattgtgtcTGTTGTTAGAAAGAGGTTGTGCAGGGCAAAACAAAGACAACGTACGTACTTTTGAGTGCCCCCTGGAACGTGCTATGCTATTATGCAGAGGAGATCAGCCTCCGGGTTCCATTACAGGTGAATCAAGAGGAACACACATGGAGAATACAACTTACAGAAACTTGATG
It encodes the following:
- the cbln18 gene encoding cerebellin 18, translated to MKIFAVAALVLLGTLCPCVKAQVSTPVDILWQAAANWTGPLPCGGWDCDCVFSNSKGCCCVAVPVFQLEEATFMRLVGLWKDLNSLNNQIQEITGRGNVAFAATLTPFTGCVGPYNKNVSMSYWNVTLNQGYGYNPALGTFTAPRAGLYSFSYTVYSNVGAEGERIYHKVQLMKDGQVIASSWEDNREDSEDSATQTVLLQMKQGNQVYMELVLGRFLCADTQGYNSFSGYLVYPMSDI